The following are from one region of the Fibrobacter sp. genome:
- a CDS encoding sodium:solute symporter: protein MFTVVDWFVLAAYLLVSLFIGLWVSRGNKNLKEYMLGGGSMPWIAVGISLIATSVSATTFLGAPADVYGDNMTFLMFQIGAFISIFVVGKVFIPRFQNSGISSAYELFEVRFGKPVRRLAAVFYCLHLLLRTGILLYAPSLVLAQILHIDLKVAIIVSAAVAIFYTWFGGIKAVIWTDVMQFIVFFGGGALVLFLISNSVGGLGEMARMAGEAGKTKWWDASFDISNARTLVSAGFAYAVLEIAIRGCDQQFVQRYLSCKDVKAANRSSILSMVLGVVVSILFYWVGAALYVYYQMAKAASLPAGLGQNDVFPYFIVNGLPQGVTGLIVAAICAAAMSSLSGAINSLSNTSERDFFGWKENEGLGGLKRAKLWTVLWGVLGVFGALFAATQQGSLLKNAVFFTGLFTGPLLAMFLLAFFGDKILGNCARHLRGWCVIVAVLCGMGSLILVQGIPAFHVPALLGGIFSWPWMPLISMTTTVAVALLSSWLSNLLRSK, encoded by the coding sequence ATGTTCACTGTTGTCGACTGGTTTGTTTTAGCGGCTTACCTGCTGGTGTCTCTTTTTATTGGCCTTTGGGTATCCAGGGGTAATAAGAATCTTAAGGAATACATGCTGGGTGGTGGATCCATGCCTTGGATTGCCGTTGGCATTAGCCTTATTGCAACCTCCGTCAGTGCCACTACGTTCCTAGGGGCTCCTGCGGATGTGTATGGCGACAACATGACATTCCTTATGTTCCAGATAGGTGCGTTCATCAGCATTTTTGTGGTGGGGAAGGTCTTTATCCCTAGATTCCAGAATTCCGGTATTAGCAGTGCCTACGAACTATTCGAAGTCCGTTTCGGAAAACCTGTCCGTCGCCTGGCCGCCGTTTTCTATTGCCTTCATCTTTTGCTTCGTACAGGCATTCTTCTTTATGCTCCGTCCCTTGTGCTCGCTCAGATTCTGCACATTGACCTGAAGGTCGCGATCATCGTTTCTGCGGCGGTTGCCATTTTCTATACCTGGTTTGGCGGCATCAAGGCGGTTATCTGGACCGATGTAATGCAGTTTATCGTATTCTTCGGTGGCGGCGCCTTGGTTCTTTTCCTCATCTCAAACTCCGTAGGTGGTCTTGGCGAGATGGCCCGAATGGCAGGGGAGGCTGGAAAAACCAAGTGGTGGGACGCATCCTTTGACATTTCCAACGCGCGTACCCTGGTGTCTGCAGGTTTTGCCTACGCCGTGCTTGAAATTGCTATTCGTGGTTGTGACCAGCAGTTTGTACAACGCTACCTCAGCTGTAAGGACGTAAAGGCCGCAAATCGTTCCAGTATTCTTTCCATGGTACTTGGGGTTGTTGTCTCCATTCTCTTCTATTGGGTTGGCGCAGCCTTGTACGTCTATTACCAAATGGCAAAAGCGGCTTCCCTTCCGGCAGGACTTGGTCAAAATGACGTCTTCCCGTACTTCATTGTCAACGGGCTTCCGCAGGGCGTTACAGGCCTTATTGTTGCCGCAATCTGTGCCGCCGCCATGAGTTCCCTTTCCGGTGCGATCAACTCCCTTAGTAATACTTCCGAAAGAGATTTCTTCGGCTGGAAGGAAAACGAGGGCCTTGGCGGATTGAAACGAGCTAAGCTCTGGACGGTGCTGTGGGGCGTTCTTGGCGTGTTTGGCGCCTTGTTCGCAGCCACCCAGCAGGGAAGCCTTCTGAAGAACGCCGTATTCTTTACGGGACTCTTTACTGGCCCCCTCCTTGCCATGTTCCTGTTGGCTTTCTTTGGCGACAAGATTCTGGGAAACTGCGCTCGTCATCTTCGTGGCTGGTGCGTCATTGTTGCAGTTCTCTGCGGTATGGGTAGCCTTATTCTTGTTCAGGGAATCCCTGCATTCCATGTGCCCGCCTTGCTCGGTGGAATTTTCAGCTGGCCCTGGATGCCTCTTATCAGTATGACGACAACCGTGGCTGTAGCCCTTTTATCAAGCTGGCTGAGCAATCTGTTGAGGAGCAAGT